From Streptosporangium album, the proteins below share one genomic window:
- a CDS encoding DUF4158 domain-containing protein — MGEVLVIGAIPVIIWWKRVVSTITGHAAEFLSDGRRAAYASFTEVPSLSDLEKFFFLDAFDRDVIARSCADSHRLGVAIRIGTVRYKGLFLEDPLTVPRPAVDYLAEQLGIGDASSVKKYADAVDRGHPDSRPGRDVAHRRFDA; from the coding sequence GTGGGTGAGGTTTTGGTCATCGGGGCGATACCGGTGATCATCTGGTGGAAACGTGTGGTCTCTACGATCACCGGTCATGCTGCGGAGTTTCTGAGTGATGGGCGGAGGGCCGCTTACGCGTCGTTCACCGAGGTGCCGTCGCTGTCGGACTTGGAGAAGTTCTTCTTCCTGGACGCGTTCGATCGGGATGTGATCGCGCGGTCGTGTGCCGACTCACACCGGTTGGGCGTGGCGATCCGGATCGGGACGGTTCGGTACAAGGGCCTGTTCCTGGAGGATCCGTTGACGGTGCCGCGGCCGGCGGTGGATTACCTGGCCGAGCAGCTCGGGATCGGCGATGCGTCGTCGGTGAAGAAGTACGCGGATGCGGTAGATCGTGGCCACCCCGACTCCCGCCCTGGCCGCGATGTCGCGCACCGGCGCTTCGACGCCTGA
- the ku gene encoding non-homologous end joining protein Ku, with product MRSIWKGAVSFGLVTIPVRLFSATERRDVAFHLVHGEDTGRIRFRRVCQVCGEEVPFADVAKGYELPTGDMVVLADDDFEDLPLSTSRRIEVLQFTPADQIDPIMLDKAYYLEPDAVGIKPYVLLRDALARSGLVAVVKVALRQRESLAVLRVRDGVFLLETMLWPDEVRVADFPFLEEDVDVLLQEARLTESLIETMVADFDPSAHRDAYREALQEVIEAKVEGREVVPAEVPLEEGPPADLMAALRASVEAAKKGSGGRTPVREKAPAESVGDQDTEENGVEEPADSR from the coding sequence ATGCGGAGCATCTGGAAAGGCGCGGTCTCGTTCGGGCTGGTCACCATCCCGGTCAGGTTGTTCAGCGCGACGGAGCGCCGCGACGTCGCCTTCCATCTCGTGCACGGGGAGGACACGGGCCGGATCCGGTTCCGGCGGGTCTGCCAGGTGTGCGGGGAGGAGGTTCCGTTCGCCGACGTGGCCAAGGGGTACGAACTCCCCACCGGTGACATGGTCGTGCTCGCCGACGACGACTTCGAGGACCTGCCGTTGTCCACCTCGCGCAGGATCGAGGTGCTTCAGTTCACCCCGGCCGACCAGATCGATCCGATCATGCTCGACAAGGCCTACTACCTGGAGCCGGACGCCGTCGGGATCAAACCGTACGTGCTGCTCCGCGACGCGCTGGCGCGGTCCGGCCTGGTGGCGGTCGTCAAGGTGGCGCTGCGGCAGCGCGAGTCGCTCGCGGTGCTCCGGGTCCGGGACGGGGTGTTCCTGTTGGAGACCATGCTCTGGCCGGACGAGGTGCGTGTCGCGGACTTCCCGTTCCTGGAGGAGGACGTCGACGTCCTCCTCCAGGAGGCGAGGCTGACCGAGTCGCTGATCGAGACGATGGTCGCGGATTTCGACCCCTCCGCGCACAGGGACGCCTACCGGGAGGCACTCCAGGAGGTCATCGAGGCGAAGGTCGAGGGCAGGGAGGTCGTCCCCGCGGAGGTTCCCCTCGAGGAGGGGCCGCCGGCTGATCTGATGGCCGCGCTGCGGGCCAGTGTCGAGGCGGCCAAGAAAGGGAGCGGCGGAAGGACGCCGGTCCGGGAGAAGGCGCCGGCCGAGTCCGTGGGTGATCAGGACACCGAGGAGAACGGGGTCGAGGAACCTGCGGACAGCCGTTAG
- a CDS encoding TetR/AcrR family transcriptional regulator, whose product MTATPDAKPRGTRLPRLARRRQLLSAAQEVFVENGYHAAAMDDIAERAGVSKPVLYQHFPGKQELYLALLDLHVDDMIARCRDALASTTDNKQRVQAAIGAFFDFVSNQGEAFRLVFESDLRNVAPVRQRIERNLRESAEMISQVIQEDTGCSSDEARLLGVGMVGMAEVSARYWISSNGSIPKDAATQLIARLSWRGISGFPRTTAEH is encoded by the coding sequence GTGACCGCTACCCCGGACGCCAAGCCCCGGGGCACCCGGCTGCCCCGGCTGGCCCGTCGCCGCCAGCTGCTCAGCGCGGCGCAGGAAGTCTTCGTGGAGAACGGTTACCACGCGGCGGCGATGGACGACATCGCCGAGCGGGCCGGGGTGAGCAAGCCGGTGCTCTACCAGCACTTCCCGGGCAAGCAGGAGCTCTACCTCGCCCTGCTCGACCTGCACGTGGACGACATGATCGCCCGCTGCCGCGACGCCCTCGCCTCCACCACGGACAACAAACAGCGTGTCCAGGCCGCGATCGGCGCCTTCTTCGACTTCGTCTCCAACCAGGGCGAGGCGTTCCGCCTGGTCTTCGAGTCCGACCTGCGCAACGTCGCACCGGTCCGCCAGCGGATCGAGCGCAACCTCCGTGAGAGCGCCGAGATGATCAGCCAGGTCATCCAGGAGGACACCGGCTGCTCAAGCGACGAGGCCCGCCTGCTGGGCGTCGGCATGGTCGGCATGGCCGAGGTCAGCGCCCGATACTGGATAAGCAGCAACGGCTCCATTCCCAAGGACGCCGCCACCCAGCTCATCGCCCGCCTGTCCTGGCGCGGCATCTCGGGCTTCCCTCGCACGACGGCCGAGCACTGA
- a CDS encoding DUF3107 domain-containing protein, with amino-acid sequence MEIKIGVRSVHRELVVETDLSAEQVEEELSKAVAMDRGIFSITDNKGRRVLVPISSLGFIEIGEEEARTVGFGGTL; translated from the coding sequence ATGGAAATCAAAATCGGTGTGCGTTCCGTGCACCGTGAGCTCGTAGTGGAGACCGACCTCTCGGCCGAGCAGGTCGAGGAGGAGCTCAGCAAGGCGGTCGCCATGGACCGCGGCATCTTCAGCATCACCGACAACAAGGGCCGCAGGGTCCTCGTCCCCATCTCGTCCCTCGGCTTCATCGAGATCGGCGAGGAGGAGGCCCGGACCGTCGGTTTCGGCGGCACCCTCTAG
- a CDS encoding ferritin-like fold-containing protein, whose amino-acid sequence MSDSPAGVADLLGVLAYAELTAFLRLAEDATRHAPSLSDRAALGDLAAAEYAHFRLLHDRISSLGVDPEEAMAPFVGPLDDWHTQTTPRDWLEALVKAYIGTGIALDFYREAAAHVDAATRQLVEEVLEDEGRSQFAVERVNAALKEDPAQGGRLALWARRMVGEALSQGQHVAAARPELARLLVGAAGEDVTRMFARLTEAHGRRMAAMGLTPGP is encoded by the coding sequence ATGAGTGATTCCCCTGCCGGCGTCGCCGACCTGCTCGGTGTCCTTGCCTACGCCGAGCTGACAGCCTTCCTGCGCCTCGCCGAGGATGCCACCCGGCATGCCCCGTCACTGAGCGACCGGGCCGCACTCGGGGACCTGGCCGCCGCCGAATACGCCCATTTCCGGCTGCTCCACGACCGGATCTCCTCGCTCGGGGTGGATCCGGAGGAGGCGATGGCCCCGTTCGTCGGCCCGCTGGACGACTGGCACACCCAGACCACGCCCCGAGACTGGCTGGAGGCCCTGGTCAAGGCGTACATCGGCACCGGGATCGCTCTTGACTTCTACCGCGAGGCGGCCGCTCACGTGGACGCCGCGACGCGGCAGCTCGTCGAGGAGGTGCTCGAGGACGAGGGACGGTCGCAGTTCGCGGTGGAGCGGGTGAACGCGGCCCTCAAGGAAGACCCCGCACAGGGCGGGCGGCTGGCGCTGTGGGCCAGGCGGATGGTGGGGGAGGCGCTGAGTCAGGGCCAGCACGTGGCGGCGGCCCGGCCGGAGCTCGCGAGGCTGCTGGTGGGGGCGGCGGGAGAGGACGTCACCCGGATGTTCGCCCGCCTGACCGAGGCGCACGGCAGGCGGATGGCGGCCATGGGGCTGACCCCGGGGCCCTGA